A genome region from Drosophila simulans strain w501 chromosome 2R, Prin_Dsim_3.1, whole genome shotgun sequence includes the following:
- the LOC6735254 gene encoding protein hu-li tai shao isoform X3 — protein MTEVEQPPQNGIDPTAGEDDDNSKARPADIEQDMREMERRKRVEAIMGSKLFREELERIVDSARDGGAGASGILQQLSDIVGVPVSRVGSVFKSSNCMVPINDIRGVESMGYAKGEKILRCKLAATFRLLDLYGWTQGLGAQITARLKVDQEYFLVNPYGLLYHEITASALNKVDMQGQIVEQGTTNFGGNKSHFVLHSVVHAARPDIRCAIYIGCSPVVAISSLKTGLLPLTKDACVLGEITTHAYTGLFDEEERNRLVRSLGPNSKVILLTNHGALCCGETIEEAFFAACHIVQACETQLKLLPVGLDNLVLIPEESRKAIYEQSRRPPEDLEKKFAAVATGEDAEKDAAEAVPKVGSPPKWRVGGAEFEALMRMLDNAGYRTGYIYRHPLIKSDPPKPKNDVELPPAVSSLGYLLEEEELFRQGIWKKGDIRKGGDRSRWLNSPNVYQKVEVLETGTPDPKKITKWVAEGSPTHSTPVRIEDPLQFVPAGTNPREFKRVQQLIKDNRRADKISAGPQSHILEGVTWDEASRLKDATVSQAGDHVVMMGAASKGIIQRGFQHNATVYKAPYAKNPFDNVTDDELNEYKRTVERKKKSVHGEYTDTDFSESEAVLQAGTKKYPQSEPETEHQVIEIQTQQAPVPRQAEVVLSDATLSFINGERSHTATNRKPPTGRGENVQNGDHSEAHLSTFSQSSKEFQDVSTDGSPKKDKKKKKGLRTPSFLKKKKEKKKTEA, from the exons ATGACTGAAGTTGAGCAACCGCCACAGAATGGCATAGATCCCACTGCCGGCGAAGATGATGACAATAGCAAAGCACGTCCCGCGGATATTGAACAG GATATGCGCGAAATGGAGCGTCGCAAGCGAGTCGAGGCTATAATGGGCTCGAAACTGTTCCGCGAGGAGCTGGAGCGTATCGTGGACTCGGCGCGCGATGGAGGTGCTGGCGCTAGTGGCATCCTGCAGCAGCTGTCGGACATTGTGGGCGTTCCAGTGTCCAGGGTGGGCAGCGTCTTCAAGAGCAGCAACTGCATGGTGCCCATCAACGATATACGCGGCGTCGAGTCCATGGGCTATGCCAAGGGCGAGAAGATACTCCGGTGCAAGCTGGCCGCCACATTCCGTCTGCTCGATCTGTACGGCTGGACCCAGGGTCTGGGGGCACAGATCACGGCCCGACTCAAGGTCGATCAGGAGTACTTCCTGGTTAACCCATATGGCCTGCTTTACCACGAGATCACTGCCTCAGCGCTGAACAAGGTGGACATGCAAGGACAGATTGTGGAGCAGGGCACCACCAACTTTGGCGGCAACAAAAGTC ACTTTGTCCTCCATTCGGTGGTACATGCTGCCCGTCCAGACATTCGATGCGCCATCTATATCGGCTGCAGTCCAGTCGTGGCTATTTCCTCCCTGAAGACGGGTCTGTTGCCCTTGACCAAGGATGCCTGTGTGCTGGGCGAGATCACCACTCACGCTTATACTGGTCTGTTCGACGAGGAGGAGCGCAATCGATTGGTCCGCAGTCTTGGTCCCAACTCCAAGGTGATTCTGTTAACTAATCACGGTGCTTTGTGCTGCGGAGAGACCATCGAGGAAGCCTTCTTCGCCGCCTGTCACATTGTGCAGGCGTGTGAGACGCAACTGAAGCTGTTGCCCGTCGGCTTGGATAACTTGGTGCTGATTCCAGAGGAGTCGCGCAAGGCCATTTACGAGCAGTCGCGCCGACCACCGGAGGATCTGGAGAAGAAGTTTGCCGCCGTCGCCACTGGCGAAGATGCTGAAAAGGATGCAGCCGAAGCAGTACCCAAGGTGGGCAGTCCGCCCAAGTGGCGTGTGGGTGGTGCTGAATTTGAGGCCTTGATGCGCATGCTGGACAATGCTGGCTATCGCACTGGCTATATCTACCGCCATCCACTGATCAAATCGGATCCTCCCAAGCCTAAGAACGACGTCGAGCTACCGCCAGCTGTTTCATCACTGGGCTATCTTCTTGAGGAGGAGGAACTCTTCCGTCAAGG GATCTGGAAGAAGGGAGATATTCGCAAGGGCGGCGACCGCAGTCGGTGGCTCAACTCGCCAAACGTTTACCAAAAGGTCGAGGTTCTGGAGACAGGCACTCCGGATCCCAAGAAGATTACAAAG TGGGTGGCTGAGGGTTCCCCCACCCACTCAACGCCAGTGAGGATAGAAGATCCACTCCAGTTTGTGCCTGCAGGAACCAATCCAAGGGAATTTAAGCGTGTCCAGCAACTA ATTAAGGACAACCGCCGGGCAGATAAGATTTCAGCCGGACCACAGTCGCATATTCTGGAGGGCGTGACATGGGACGAGGCGAGCCGACTCAAGGATGCAACGGTCTCGCAGGCCGGCGACCATGTCGTCATGATGGGTGCCGCCTCCAAGGGAATCATCCAGCGTGGCTTCCAGCACAATGCCACTGTCTACAAGGCTCCGTATGCTAAGAACCCATTCGACAACGTCACAGACGATGAACTCAATGAATACAAACGCACGGTGGAGCGCAAAAAGAAATCGGTTCATGGCGAAT ATACCGACACAGACTTTTCGGAATCCGAAGCGGTCCTGCAGGCGGGGACAAAGAAATACCCACAAAGCGAACCCGAGACCG AGCACCAGGTCATTGAGATCCAAACACAACAAGCGCCAGTGCCAAGGCAGGCGGAAGTCGTACTGAGCGATG CCACACTTAGTTTTATAAACGGCGAACGCTCTCACACAGCCACAAATCGCAAGCCGCCAACTGGCCGAG GTGAAAACGTACAAAATGGCGATCATTCGGAGGCACACTTGAGCACCTTCTCGCAGAGCAGTAAAGAG TTCCAGGATGTCTCCACGGACGGATCCCCCAAGAAagacaagaagaagaagaagggtCTGCGCACACCATCGTTTttgaaaaagaagaaggagaagaagaagaccgAGGCCTAA
- the LOC6735254 gene encoding protein hu-li tai shao isoform X4: protein MTEVEQPPQNGIDPTAGEDDDNSKARPADIEQDMREMERRKRVEAIMGSKLFREELERIVDSARDGGAGASGILQQLSDIVGVPVSRVGSVFKSSNCMVPINDIRGVESMGYAKGEKILRCKLAATFRLLDLYGWTQGLGAQITARLKVDQEYFLVNPYGLLYHEITASALNKVDMQGQIVEQGTTNFGGNKSHFVLHSVVHAARPDIRCAIYIGCSPVVAISSLKTGLLPLTKDACVLGEITTHAYTGLFDEEERNRLVRSLGPNSKVILLTNHGALCCGETIEEAFFAACHIVQACETQLKLLPVGLDNLVLIPEESRKAIYEQSRRPPEDLEKKFAAVATGEDAEKDAAEAVPKVGSPPKWRVGGAEFEALMRMLDNAGYRTGYIYRHPLIKSDPPKPKNDVELPPAVSSLGYLLEEEELFRQGIWKKGDIRKGGDRSRWLNSPNVYQKVEVLETGTPDPKKITKWVAEGSPTHSTPVRIEDPLQFVPAGTNPREFKRVQQLIKDNRRADKISAGPQSHILEGVTWDEASRLKDATVSQAGDHVVMMGAASKGIIQRGFQHNATVYKAPYAKNPFDNVTDDELNEYKRTVERKKKSVHGEYTDTDFSESEAVLQAGTKKYPQSEPETEHQVIEIQTQQAPVPRQAEVVLSDATLSFINGERSHTATNRKPPTGRGENVQNGDHSEAHLSTFSQSSKEDVSTDGSPKKDKKKKKGLRTPSFLKKKKEKKKTEA from the exons ATGACTGAAGTTGAGCAACCGCCACAGAATGGCATAGATCCCACTGCCGGCGAAGATGATGACAATAGCAAAGCACGTCCCGCGGATATTGAACAG GATATGCGCGAAATGGAGCGTCGCAAGCGAGTCGAGGCTATAATGGGCTCGAAACTGTTCCGCGAGGAGCTGGAGCGTATCGTGGACTCGGCGCGCGATGGAGGTGCTGGCGCTAGTGGCATCCTGCAGCAGCTGTCGGACATTGTGGGCGTTCCAGTGTCCAGGGTGGGCAGCGTCTTCAAGAGCAGCAACTGCATGGTGCCCATCAACGATATACGCGGCGTCGAGTCCATGGGCTATGCCAAGGGCGAGAAGATACTCCGGTGCAAGCTGGCCGCCACATTCCGTCTGCTCGATCTGTACGGCTGGACCCAGGGTCTGGGGGCACAGATCACGGCCCGACTCAAGGTCGATCAGGAGTACTTCCTGGTTAACCCATATGGCCTGCTTTACCACGAGATCACTGCCTCAGCGCTGAACAAGGTGGACATGCAAGGACAGATTGTGGAGCAGGGCACCACCAACTTTGGCGGCAACAAAAGTC ACTTTGTCCTCCATTCGGTGGTACATGCTGCCCGTCCAGACATTCGATGCGCCATCTATATCGGCTGCAGTCCAGTCGTGGCTATTTCCTCCCTGAAGACGGGTCTGTTGCCCTTGACCAAGGATGCCTGTGTGCTGGGCGAGATCACCACTCACGCTTATACTGGTCTGTTCGACGAGGAGGAGCGCAATCGATTGGTCCGCAGTCTTGGTCCCAACTCCAAGGTGATTCTGTTAACTAATCACGGTGCTTTGTGCTGCGGAGAGACCATCGAGGAAGCCTTCTTCGCCGCCTGTCACATTGTGCAGGCGTGTGAGACGCAACTGAAGCTGTTGCCCGTCGGCTTGGATAACTTGGTGCTGATTCCAGAGGAGTCGCGCAAGGCCATTTACGAGCAGTCGCGCCGACCACCGGAGGATCTGGAGAAGAAGTTTGCCGCCGTCGCCACTGGCGAAGATGCTGAAAAGGATGCAGCCGAAGCAGTACCCAAGGTGGGCAGTCCGCCCAAGTGGCGTGTGGGTGGTGCTGAATTTGAGGCCTTGATGCGCATGCTGGACAATGCTGGCTATCGCACTGGCTATATCTACCGCCATCCACTGATCAAATCGGATCCTCCCAAGCCTAAGAACGACGTCGAGCTACCGCCAGCTGTTTCATCACTGGGCTATCTTCTTGAGGAGGAGGAACTCTTCCGTCAAGG GATCTGGAAGAAGGGAGATATTCGCAAGGGCGGCGACCGCAGTCGGTGGCTCAACTCGCCAAACGTTTACCAAAAGGTCGAGGTTCTGGAGACAGGCACTCCGGATCCCAAGAAGATTACAAAG TGGGTGGCTGAGGGTTCCCCCACCCACTCAACGCCAGTGAGGATAGAAGATCCACTCCAGTTTGTGCCTGCAGGAACCAATCCAAGGGAATTTAAGCGTGTCCAGCAACTA ATTAAGGACAACCGCCGGGCAGATAAGATTTCAGCCGGACCACAGTCGCATATTCTGGAGGGCGTGACATGGGACGAGGCGAGCCGACTCAAGGATGCAACGGTCTCGCAGGCCGGCGACCATGTCGTCATGATGGGTGCCGCCTCCAAGGGAATCATCCAGCGTGGCTTCCAGCACAATGCCACTGTCTACAAGGCTCCGTATGCTAAGAACCCATTCGACAACGTCACAGACGATGAACTCAATGAATACAAACGCACGGTGGAGCGCAAAAAGAAATCGGTTCATGGCGAAT ATACCGACACAGACTTTTCGGAATCCGAAGCGGTCCTGCAGGCGGGGACAAAGAAATACCCACAAAGCGAACCCGAGACCG AGCACCAGGTCATTGAGATCCAAACACAACAAGCGCCAGTGCCAAGGCAGGCGGAAGTCGTACTGAGCGATG CCACACTTAGTTTTATAAACGGCGAACGCTCTCACACAGCCACAAATCGCAAGCCGCCAACTGGCCGAG GTGAAAACGTACAAAATGGCGATCATTCGGAGGCACACTTGAGCACCTTCTCGCAGAGCAGTAAAGAG GATGTCTCCACGGACGGATCCCCCAAGAAagacaagaagaagaagaagggtCTGCGCACACCATCGTTTttgaaaaagaagaaggagaagaagaagaccgAGGCCTAA
- the LOC6735254 gene encoding protein hu-li tai shao isoform X5, translated as MTEVEQPPQNGIDPTAGEDDDNSKARPADIEQDMREMERRKRVEAIMGSKLFREELERIVDSARDGGAGASGILQQLSDIVGVPVSRVGSVFKSSNCMVPINDIRGVESMGYAKGEKILRCKLAATFRLLDLYGWTQGLGAQITARLKVDQEYFLVNPYGLLYHEITASALNKVDMQGQIVEQGTTNFGGNKSHFVLHSVVHAARPDIRCAIYIGCSPVVAISSLKTGLLPLTKDACVLGEITTHAYTGLFDEEERNRLVRSLGPNSKVILLTNHGALCCGETIEEAFFAACHIVQACETQLKLLPVGLDNLVLIPEESRKAIYEQSRRPPEDLEKKFAAVATGEDAEKDAAEAVPKVGSPPKWRVGGAEFEALMRMLDNAGYRTGYIYRHPLIKSDPPKPKNDVELPPAVSSLGYLLEEEELFRQGIWKKGDIRKGGDRSRWLNSPNVYQKVEVLETGTPDPKKITKWVAEGSPTHSTPVRIEDPLQFVPAGTNPREFKRVQQLIKDNRRADKISAGPQSHILEGVTWDEASRLKDATVSQAGDHVVMMGAASKGIIQRGFQHNATVYKAPYAKNPFDNVTDDELNEYKRTVERKKKSVHGEYTDTDFSESEAVLQAGTKKYPQSEPETEHQVIEIQTQQAPVPRQAEVVLSDGENVQNGDHSEAHLSTFSQSSKEFQDVSTDGSPKKDKKKKKGLRTPSFLKKKKEKKKTEA; from the exons ATGACTGAAGTTGAGCAACCGCCACAGAATGGCATAGATCCCACTGCCGGCGAAGATGATGACAATAGCAAAGCACGTCCCGCGGATATTGAACAG GATATGCGCGAAATGGAGCGTCGCAAGCGAGTCGAGGCTATAATGGGCTCGAAACTGTTCCGCGAGGAGCTGGAGCGTATCGTGGACTCGGCGCGCGATGGAGGTGCTGGCGCTAGTGGCATCCTGCAGCAGCTGTCGGACATTGTGGGCGTTCCAGTGTCCAGGGTGGGCAGCGTCTTCAAGAGCAGCAACTGCATGGTGCCCATCAACGATATACGCGGCGTCGAGTCCATGGGCTATGCCAAGGGCGAGAAGATACTCCGGTGCAAGCTGGCCGCCACATTCCGTCTGCTCGATCTGTACGGCTGGACCCAGGGTCTGGGGGCACAGATCACGGCCCGACTCAAGGTCGATCAGGAGTACTTCCTGGTTAACCCATATGGCCTGCTTTACCACGAGATCACTGCCTCAGCGCTGAACAAGGTGGACATGCAAGGACAGATTGTGGAGCAGGGCACCACCAACTTTGGCGGCAACAAAAGTC ACTTTGTCCTCCATTCGGTGGTACATGCTGCCCGTCCAGACATTCGATGCGCCATCTATATCGGCTGCAGTCCAGTCGTGGCTATTTCCTCCCTGAAGACGGGTCTGTTGCCCTTGACCAAGGATGCCTGTGTGCTGGGCGAGATCACCACTCACGCTTATACTGGTCTGTTCGACGAGGAGGAGCGCAATCGATTGGTCCGCAGTCTTGGTCCCAACTCCAAGGTGATTCTGTTAACTAATCACGGTGCTTTGTGCTGCGGAGAGACCATCGAGGAAGCCTTCTTCGCCGCCTGTCACATTGTGCAGGCGTGTGAGACGCAACTGAAGCTGTTGCCCGTCGGCTTGGATAACTTGGTGCTGATTCCAGAGGAGTCGCGCAAGGCCATTTACGAGCAGTCGCGCCGACCACCGGAGGATCTGGAGAAGAAGTTTGCCGCCGTCGCCACTGGCGAAGATGCTGAAAAGGATGCAGCCGAAGCAGTACCCAAGGTGGGCAGTCCGCCCAAGTGGCGTGTGGGTGGTGCTGAATTTGAGGCCTTGATGCGCATGCTGGACAATGCTGGCTATCGCACTGGCTATATCTACCGCCATCCACTGATCAAATCGGATCCTCCCAAGCCTAAGAACGACGTCGAGCTACCGCCAGCTGTTTCATCACTGGGCTATCTTCTTGAGGAGGAGGAACTCTTCCGTCAAGG GATCTGGAAGAAGGGAGATATTCGCAAGGGCGGCGACCGCAGTCGGTGGCTCAACTCGCCAAACGTTTACCAAAAGGTCGAGGTTCTGGAGACAGGCACTCCGGATCCCAAGAAGATTACAAAG TGGGTGGCTGAGGGTTCCCCCACCCACTCAACGCCAGTGAGGATAGAAGATCCACTCCAGTTTGTGCCTGCAGGAACCAATCCAAGGGAATTTAAGCGTGTCCAGCAACTA ATTAAGGACAACCGCCGGGCAGATAAGATTTCAGCCGGACCACAGTCGCATATTCTGGAGGGCGTGACATGGGACGAGGCGAGCCGACTCAAGGATGCAACGGTCTCGCAGGCCGGCGACCATGTCGTCATGATGGGTGCCGCCTCCAAGGGAATCATCCAGCGTGGCTTCCAGCACAATGCCACTGTCTACAAGGCTCCGTATGCTAAGAACCCATTCGACAACGTCACAGACGATGAACTCAATGAATACAAACGCACGGTGGAGCGCAAAAAGAAATCGGTTCATGGCGAAT ATACCGACACAGACTTTTCGGAATCCGAAGCGGTCCTGCAGGCGGGGACAAAGAAATACCCACAAAGCGAACCCGAGACCG AGCACCAGGTCATTGAGATCCAAACACAACAAGCGCCAGTGCCAAGGCAGGCGGAAGTCGTACTGAGCGATG GTGAAAACGTACAAAATGGCGATCATTCGGAGGCACACTTGAGCACCTTCTCGCAGAGCAGTAAAGAG TTCCAGGATGTCTCCACGGACGGATCCCCCAAGAAagacaagaagaagaagaagggtCTGCGCACACCATCGTTTttgaaaaagaagaaggagaagaagaagaccgAGGCCTAA
- the LOC6735254 gene encoding protein hu-li tai shao isoform X6, which translates to MTEVEQPPQNGIDPTAGEDDDNSKARPADIEQDMREMERRKRVEAIMGSKLFREELERIVDSARDGGAGASGILQQLSDIVGVPVSRVGSVFKSSNCMVPINDIRGVESMGYAKGEKILRCKLAATFRLLDLYGWTQGLGAQITARLKVDQEYFLVNPYGLLYHEITASALNKVDMQGQIVEQGTTNFGGNKSHFVLHSVVHAARPDIRCAIYIGCSPVVAISSLKTGLLPLTKDACVLGEITTHAYTGLFDEEERNRLVRSLGPNSKVILLTNHGALCCGETIEEAFFAACHIVQACETQLKLLPVGLDNLVLIPEESRKAIYEQSRRPPEDLEKKFAAVATGEDAEKDAAEAVPKVGSPPKWRVGGAEFEALMRMLDNAGYRTGYIYRHPLIKSDPPKPKNDVELPPAVSSLGYLLEEEELFRQGIWKKGDIRKGGDRSRWLNSPNVYQKVEVLETGTPDPKKITKWVAEGSPTHSTPVRIEDPLQFVPAGTNPREFKRVQQLIKDNRRADKISAGPQSHILEGVTWDEASRLKDATVSQAGDHVVMMGAASKGIIQRGFQHNATVYKAPYAKNPFDNVTDDELNEYKRTVERKKKSVHGEYTDTDFSESEAVLQAGTKKYPQSEPETEHQVIEIQTQQAPVPRQAEVVLSDGENVQNGDHSEAHLSTFSQSSKEDVSTDGSPKKDKKKKKGLRTPSFLKKKKEKKKTEA; encoded by the exons ATGACTGAAGTTGAGCAACCGCCACAGAATGGCATAGATCCCACTGCCGGCGAAGATGATGACAATAGCAAAGCACGTCCCGCGGATATTGAACAG GATATGCGCGAAATGGAGCGTCGCAAGCGAGTCGAGGCTATAATGGGCTCGAAACTGTTCCGCGAGGAGCTGGAGCGTATCGTGGACTCGGCGCGCGATGGAGGTGCTGGCGCTAGTGGCATCCTGCAGCAGCTGTCGGACATTGTGGGCGTTCCAGTGTCCAGGGTGGGCAGCGTCTTCAAGAGCAGCAACTGCATGGTGCCCATCAACGATATACGCGGCGTCGAGTCCATGGGCTATGCCAAGGGCGAGAAGATACTCCGGTGCAAGCTGGCCGCCACATTCCGTCTGCTCGATCTGTACGGCTGGACCCAGGGTCTGGGGGCACAGATCACGGCCCGACTCAAGGTCGATCAGGAGTACTTCCTGGTTAACCCATATGGCCTGCTTTACCACGAGATCACTGCCTCAGCGCTGAACAAGGTGGACATGCAAGGACAGATTGTGGAGCAGGGCACCACCAACTTTGGCGGCAACAAAAGTC ACTTTGTCCTCCATTCGGTGGTACATGCTGCCCGTCCAGACATTCGATGCGCCATCTATATCGGCTGCAGTCCAGTCGTGGCTATTTCCTCCCTGAAGACGGGTCTGTTGCCCTTGACCAAGGATGCCTGTGTGCTGGGCGAGATCACCACTCACGCTTATACTGGTCTGTTCGACGAGGAGGAGCGCAATCGATTGGTCCGCAGTCTTGGTCCCAACTCCAAGGTGATTCTGTTAACTAATCACGGTGCTTTGTGCTGCGGAGAGACCATCGAGGAAGCCTTCTTCGCCGCCTGTCACATTGTGCAGGCGTGTGAGACGCAACTGAAGCTGTTGCCCGTCGGCTTGGATAACTTGGTGCTGATTCCAGAGGAGTCGCGCAAGGCCATTTACGAGCAGTCGCGCCGACCACCGGAGGATCTGGAGAAGAAGTTTGCCGCCGTCGCCACTGGCGAAGATGCTGAAAAGGATGCAGCCGAAGCAGTACCCAAGGTGGGCAGTCCGCCCAAGTGGCGTGTGGGTGGTGCTGAATTTGAGGCCTTGATGCGCATGCTGGACAATGCTGGCTATCGCACTGGCTATATCTACCGCCATCCACTGATCAAATCGGATCCTCCCAAGCCTAAGAACGACGTCGAGCTACCGCCAGCTGTTTCATCACTGGGCTATCTTCTTGAGGAGGAGGAACTCTTCCGTCAAGG GATCTGGAAGAAGGGAGATATTCGCAAGGGCGGCGACCGCAGTCGGTGGCTCAACTCGCCAAACGTTTACCAAAAGGTCGAGGTTCTGGAGACAGGCACTCCGGATCCCAAGAAGATTACAAAG TGGGTGGCTGAGGGTTCCCCCACCCACTCAACGCCAGTGAGGATAGAAGATCCACTCCAGTTTGTGCCTGCAGGAACCAATCCAAGGGAATTTAAGCGTGTCCAGCAACTA ATTAAGGACAACCGCCGGGCAGATAAGATTTCAGCCGGACCACAGTCGCATATTCTGGAGGGCGTGACATGGGACGAGGCGAGCCGACTCAAGGATGCAACGGTCTCGCAGGCCGGCGACCATGTCGTCATGATGGGTGCCGCCTCCAAGGGAATCATCCAGCGTGGCTTCCAGCACAATGCCACTGTCTACAAGGCTCCGTATGCTAAGAACCCATTCGACAACGTCACAGACGATGAACTCAATGAATACAAACGCACGGTGGAGCGCAAAAAGAAATCGGTTCATGGCGAAT ATACCGACACAGACTTTTCGGAATCCGAAGCGGTCCTGCAGGCGGGGACAAAGAAATACCCACAAAGCGAACCCGAGACCG AGCACCAGGTCATTGAGATCCAAACACAACAAGCGCCAGTGCCAAGGCAGGCGGAAGTCGTACTGAGCGATG GTGAAAACGTACAAAATGGCGATCATTCGGAGGCACACTTGAGCACCTTCTCGCAGAGCAGTAAAGAG GATGTCTCCACGGACGGATCCCCCAAGAAagacaagaagaagaagaagggtCTGCGCACACCATCGTTTttgaaaaagaagaaggagaagaagaagaccgAGGCCTAA